DNA from Arthrobacter sp. SLBN-112:
GGGGCCCTTTTTATACAACAGGTCCATACCGTTCAGCAGGCCCGGTCGGCCGCCGAGCGGGGTGCTGACGTGATTATCGCCCAAGGCGCGGAGGCGGGCGGTTTTGGCGGGAGCATTTCCACGTTCGTTCTGGTACCACAGGTGGTCGATGCAGTGACCCCTTTGCCGGTTCTCGCCGCCGGCGGGATCGCGGATGGCAGGGGTGTGGCTGCTGCCATCATGCTGGGCGCTCAGGGCGTCAATATGGGGACGCGCTTCCTGGCGTCAGTGGAAGCATCCATCAGCGAAAGCTGGAAGCAATCCCTTGTAGCCGCCGACTCCCAGGACGCCGTCAAGGTGGAGGTTTGGGATGACATTTTCGCCAAACCAGTCAACGGCGCGTTCGATGTGGTTCCGCGTGCACTGCGCACCCCCTTCATCAACCAGTGGCTTACCAACCGGGCACAAGCGGGTCAGCAGGCAGCCCGTCTCCAGGAAGATATCGGCGCGGGGATCCGGGAGGGCCGGATGGAGGAGTATGTGCCGTTCACGGGCCAGTCGGCCGGGCTGATCGGCAGTGTCCTTCCTGCGGCAGACATTGTGGAGGAGCTGGTAGCCGTTGCCATGGCATCATTGCGGCGGACCGGGGAACTGGATGCATAAGAGACGTCTTACAGTGCACATATGAGAAGCATGGACTCCGCCGGCGCGGCCGGCTTGGCTGGTCGCGCCGTGACCGGACTAATTCTTGCCGCCGGGGCTGGGATCCGGCTCGGTCTGGGCCCTAAGGCATCGCTTCCCTACCGCGGGCGGCCGCTGGTGGAGGCGATCGCCGGGAACCTCCTCGACGGCGGCTGCCGCGAGGTGGTGGTGGTCCTCGGAGCGGGC
Protein-coding regions in this window:
- a CDS encoding NAD(P)H-dependent flavin oxidoreductase; protein product: MLRTPFCDLLGIQYPIMQAGMGPFGSSAALAAAVSNAGALGSLGGALRTAEDLRGGIRKVQQLTGRPFAVNFTQPWLQGHPESFDIALEMGAPVISLALGDPARLPERAHAAGALFIQQVHTVQQARSAAERGADVIIAQGAEAGGFGGSISTFVLVPQVVDAVTPLPVLAAGGIADGRGVAAAIMLGAQGVNMGTRFLASVEASISESWKQSLVAADSQDAVKVEVWDDIFAKPVNGAFDVVPRALRTPFINQWLTNRAQAGQQAARLQEDIGAGIREGRMEEYVPFTGQSAGLIGSVLPAADIVEELVAVAMASLRRTGELDA